Proteins from a genomic interval of Rosa chinensis cultivar Old Blush chromosome 2, RchiOBHm-V2, whole genome shotgun sequence:
- the LOC112186558 gene encoding uncharacterized protein LOC112186558, with protein sequence MGPETRNRVRGYGIGAKWADVPGIITQKNGMKHKLIALSAAYEAQQVANERREAALAQQLKESAEREEALRASYAQLNKKLESLETQVGANPLTQIFAAAGINSMESLDLGRLIHFLKKPDNPQAISTSNVQMGHNINQSCTTC encoded by the coding sequence ATGGGCCCTGAGACGCGTAATCGGGTGCGTGGATACGGAATTGGTGCAAAATGGGCAGATGTTCCAGGGATTATTACCCAAAAGAATGGGATGAAACATAAACTAATAGCCTTGAGTGCGGCATATGAAGCACAACAGGTAGCAAATGAAAGAAGGGAAGCAGCTTTGGCCCAACAATTGAAAGAATCGGCTGAGAGGGAAGAGGCACTGCGAGCTTCTTATGCACAGCTGAACAAGAAGTTGGAATCATTGGAAACACAAGTGGGTGCTAATCCCTTGACTCAGATCTTTGCTGCAGCAGGGATAAATTCTATGGAATCATTGGATCTTGGCCGTCTCATACATTTTCTAAAGAAACCGGACAATCCTCAAGCAATATCTACTTCAAATGTGCAAATGGGTCACAATATCAATCAAAGTTGCACGACTTGTTAG
- the LOC112186557 gene encoding uncharacterized protein LOC112186557, translating into MDKEWVFLDRRTDEYMAALRAFINHSLLVASFEGKIKCPCIECYNCGWRSPKEVEDHLKVDGMCPNYLHSRWKWHGEPLQLSNMGEPPLGAADITAMLHDAFGMHGPSNDDNVQEEDAPPQNLTPDAEKFYRLIEEGKTELYPGCGKSKLDFMLQLYQLKAINCWTDVSFTGLLNMLKVWFPEANLPTNFYQTKKLITDLALPYEKIDVCPKDCMLFWKEHADLDKCKVCGASRYKSKSRSGRTRVAHKVLRYFPLGPRLQRLYMSRHTAQSMVWHSEERPDDEVLRHPADSPAWKHLDTMYPNFASEPRNVRLGLASDGFNPFGMMSLSHSTWPVVMSVYNLPPWLCMKQPYLMLSLLIPGPKGPGKDIDIFLQPLVEELKNLWNQGIPTYDAFKKETFDMHVAVMWTINDFPAYSMLSGWSTKGKLACPQCAFGTKSTRLRHGRKECYLGHRRWLPMAHKYRMFKKPFDGNIELDQPPIPMTGLECLASLHGLKFEYGKGAINMKGLKRKRGKKKKKYCGPWKKKSIFYDLPYWKDLLLRHNLDVMHIEKNVTESVIGTLLGMDGKNKDSLNARLDLQELNCKPKYHPKLVGGRCTYDPMPFTLKVTEKSLFCEILSLALLPDGFSSNLARCVRKAERKLVGLKSHDCHIIMQYLLPLAIRHSLPKEAKVVLLELSSFFRNLCTKVGTKEHFEDLSKRIAITLCHLERLMPPSFFDVMVHLTIHLAEEAKIAGPVQYRWMYPIERYLHTLKKYVRNRNRPEGSIAIGYIIEETLGFCALYLGDEVVSKRNRPGRNADFTGGGTQNGLSVFSGHGRSLGSKQLIHLEHVQWERAHRAVLFGCPEVAEYISQHEKLIIDNRLPRETRKAAQARAHMEFPGWFGTHIQSQIDDGVEIHEDLQALARGPNHWTGRLLSYIINGFRFHVKSIDVEGNTQNSGVFVRAVEDNYVSARDHNPRAALLDYYGVVKDIIELDYHRGRRVVLFDCDWIDGRVRDRYIKTDEYGFVLVNFKHLLPGPDTFTLGSNANQLFYVKDPTQPDWHVAVRTRPRDLFDMGNIMKDDIAAPQNLEPLLVADEDVQKTISQDLEVELLFAGMTLSTEPFKGMLMWKVKVLKMVLVL; encoded by the exons ATGGATAAAGAGTGGGTATTTCTTGATCGCAGAACAGATGAGTATATGGCTGCATTGCGTGCATTTATCAACCACTCCTTGTTAGTTGCTAGTTTTGAGGGTAAAATCAAGTGTCCTTGTATAGAATGTTACAATTGTGGCTGGAGATCACCAAAAGAGGTTGAAGATCATCTTAAAGTAGATGGCATGTGCCCAAACTATCTTCATTCACGCTGGAAGTGGCATGGCGAGCCATTGCAATTGAGTAACATGGGAGAACCTCCTTTAGGGGCTGCTGATATAACAGCTATGCTCCACGATGCGTTTGGTATGCACGGTCCTAGTAATGATGACAATGTTCAAGAAGAAGATGCGCCTCCGCAGAACCTCACTCCTGATGCTGAAAAATTCTATCGTTTGATTGAAGAGGGTAAAACCGAATTGTACCCAGGTTGTGGGAAGTCAAAACTTGATTTCATGTTGCAGTTGTATCAACTCAAAGCTATAAACTGTTGGACTGATGTGTCTTTCACAG GCTTGTTGAACATGTTAAAAGTATGGTTTCCTGAAGCAAACCTTCCTACTAATTTCTACCAAACGAAGAAGCTCATAACTGATTTGGCATTGCCTTATGAAAAGATAGATGTATGCCCTAAGGACTGTATGTTGTTTTGGAAAGAACATGCTGACCTTGATAAGTGCAAAGTGTGTGGCGCCAGTCGATACAAGTCCAAGAGCAGGTCTGGACGTACTAGAGTTGCTCATAAGGTATTACGTTATTTTCCATTGGGACCTCGACTTCAACGTCTTTACATGTCACGCCACACAGCTCAGAGTATGGTGTGGCATTCTGAAGAGAGACCTGATGATGAAGTTCTTAGACATCCTGCTGACTCACCAGCCTGGAAACATCTTGACACAATGTATCCAAACTTTGCCTCAGAGCCACGAAATGTTCGTCTTGGGTTAGCAAGTGATGGATTTAATCCTTTCGGTATGATGAGTCTGTCCCATAGCACGTGGCCAGTTGTGATGTCAGTCTACAACCTTCCGCCATGGCTTTGTATGAAACAACCTTACTTGATGCTTTCATTGCTCATTCCTGGTCCAAAAGGTCCTGGAAAAGATATAGATATATTCCTGCAGCCTTTAGTTGAAGAGTTGAAAAATTTGTGGAACCAAGGGATACCTACTTATGATGCATTCAAGAAAGAGACTTTTGACATGCATGTTGCGGTTATGTGGACCATCAACGACTTCCCAGCATATTCTATGCTATCTGGTTGGAGCACTAAAGGCAAATTAGCATGTCCACAATGTGCATTTGGCACCAAGTCTACACGGCTAAGACATGGCCGAAAAGAATGCTACTTGGGACATCGTCGATGGCTTCCAATGGCTCATAAGTATCGCATGTTCAAGAAACCTTTTGACGGTAACATTGAGCTAGACCAACCACCAATTCCTATGACAGGTTTAGAGTGTTTGGCTTCATTACATGGATTGAAGTTTGAATATGGCAAGGGAGCTATCAACATGAAGGGACTAAAACgaaaaaggggaaaaaagaagaaaaagtactGTGGCCcgtggaagaagaaaagcatatTTTATGATCTTCCATATTGGAAGGACTTGCTTTTGCGACACAATCTCGATGTAATGCACATCGAGAAAAATGTCACTGAAAGTGTTATAGGAACCTTATTGGGTATGGATGGGAAAAACAAGGATTCTCTAAATGCACGCTTGGACTTGCAGGAACTTAATTGTAAGCCTAAGTACCACCCAAAATTAGTTGGAGGCCGTTGTACTTATGACCCTATGCCTTTTACTTTGAAGGTCACTGAAAAATCATTGTTTTGCGAGATATTATCTCTTGCTCTGCTTCCGGATGGGTTTTCTTCTAATCTAGCGAGATGTGTTCGAAAAGCAGAACGAAAACTCGTGGGGCTGAAAAGTCATGACTGCCACATCATTATGCAGTATTTACTTCCCCTGGCAATTCGCCATTCGCTGCCAAAAGAAGCCAAAGTTGTTTTGCTAGAGCTTAGCTCATTCTTCAGAAATCTCTGTACCAAAGTTGGAACCAAAGAACATTTCGAAGATTTGAGTAAACGAATTGCCATTACATTGTGTCATTTAGAGAGGTTAATGCCGCCATCATTTTTTGATGTGATGGTACACCTCACGATCCACCTTGCCGAAGAAGCAAAGATTGCTGGTCCTGTCCAATATAGGTGGATGTATCCTATTGAGAG GTATTTGCATACATTAAAAAAGTATGTGCGCAATCGAAATAGACCCGAGGGCAGCATCGCTATAGGGTATATTATTGAGGAAACACTAGGATTTTGTGCATTGTATTTGGGTGATGAAGTTGTTAGCAAAAGAAATAGACCCGGTCGTAACGCTGATTTCACTGGAGGTGGAACTCAAAATGGTCTCTCTGTATTTTCCGGACATGGACGATCACTTGGCAGTAAGCAACTCATTCATCTTGAGCACGTACAGTGGGAACGGGCACATCGAGCTGTTCTATTCGGTTGTCCAGAGGTTGCAGAATATATCAG CCAACATGAGAAACTAATTATAGATAATCGACTTCCACGTGAGACGAGAAAGGCCGCGCAAGCACGAGCACATATGGAGTTTCCTGGATGGTTTGGTACACAT ATTCAATCACAGATTGATGATGGAGTTGAAATACATGAAGACTTGCAAGCATTGGCTAGGGGTCCAAACCATTGGACAGGTCGCTTGTTGTCATATATTATCAACGGTTTTCGATTTCATGTGAAATCAATTGATGTGGAAGGGAACACGCAGAATAGCGGTGTTTTTGTGAGGGCGGTGGAAGATAACTATGTCTCTGCTCGAGATCATAATCCAAGGGCTGCTCTTCTTGACTATTACGGTGTAGTGAAAGACATAATTGAGTTAGACTATCACCGTGGGCGCAGAGTGGTGTTGTTCGACTGTGACTGGATTGATGGAAGGGTTAGAGATCGATATATAAAAACTGATGAATATGGTTTTGTGTTGGTTAACTTCAAGCACTTGCTTCCAGGGCCAGATACATTTACCCTTGGGTCAAATGCCAATCAACTATTTTATGTTAAGGATCCCACGCAGCCCGATTGGCATGTTGCAGTAAGAACAAGACCACGAGATTTATTTGATATGGGTAACATTATGAAAGATGACATAGCAGCTCCTCAAAATTTAGAACCGTTACTTGTTGCTGACGAAGACGTTCAA AAAACTATCTCACAAGATCTGGAGGTGGAATTGCTTTTTGCGGGCATGACTCTATCAACTGAACCTTTCAAGGGAATGCTTATGTGGAAGGTGAAAGTATTGAAAATGGTATTGGTGTTGTGA